One Chryseobacterium sp. StRB126 genomic region harbors:
- a CDS encoding DUF2157 domain-containing protein → MKDIQKEDIQILSRYSNLNEKEINTLLKNNIYSSQEAWLKFLKLLLFSLGIGFTVSGIIFFFAYNWAELPKFAKIGLTETLIIATTGLALLPKINNNIRNMILTGAAALVGVLFAVFGQVYQTGADAYDFFLAWTIFITLWVIISDFAPLWLLYVVLINTTLILYSEQIAKDWNESIIILLLFILNTVILIGSILLSHYKKLSIPNWFTNILSLAVVSISTFGLCLDFVDSHKTLLSFLIPLSIITYALGIWYGFKTKNSFYFAIIPLSLVIIICSLLFRIGDDEDILNEGMFLLVFVFVIASITLIIKNLMNLQKKWKNEK, encoded by the coding sequence ATGAAAGACATACAAAAAGAAGATATTCAAATCCTTAGCAGGTATAGCAATCTCAACGAAAAGGAGATCAATACTCTTCTTAAAAACAATATTTACAGCAGCCAGGAGGCCTGGCTAAAATTTCTTAAATTACTCCTTTTCAGCCTGGGAATTGGGTTTACGGTATCCGGAATTATTTTTTTCTTTGCCTATAATTGGGCAGAATTACCAAAATTCGCAAAAATAGGGTTAACAGAGACCTTAATCATTGCCACCACAGGTTTAGCTTTACTTCCTAAAATAAATAATAACATCAGAAATATGATTCTCACCGGTGCGGCTGCCCTTGTGGGAGTTTTGTTTGCCGTATTCGGGCAGGTTTATCAAACCGGTGCAGATGCATATGATTTCTTTTTAGCATGGACAATTTTTATCACACTTTGGGTTATCATATCAGACTTCGCTCCTTTATGGCTTCTTTATGTCGTTTTAATCAATACTACTCTTATTTTATATTCAGAGCAGATAGCCAAAGACTGGAATGAAAGTATCATTATACTCCTCCTTTTTATTCTTAATACTGTTATTTTGATAGGTTCTATCCTACTTTCTCATTATAAAAAGCTCAGCATTCCCAATTGGTTTACCAACATTTTATCACTGGCAGTGGTCAGTATATCAACCTTTGGGCTTTGTCTTGATTTTGTGGACAGCCACAAAACTTTATTATCTTTTTTAATTCCGCTCAGCATTATTACCTACGCTTTAGGTATCTGGTATGGCTTTAAAACAAAAAACAGCTTTTATTTTGCCATTATCCCTTTAAGCCTTGTCATTATTATCTGTTCTTTATTGTTTAGAATAGGAGACGATGAAGATATATTAAATGAAGGTATGTTCTTATTAGTATTTGTTTTCGTTATTGCGAGCATCACCCTTATCATTAAAAATTTGATGAACCTTCAAAAAAAATGGAAAAATGAGAAATAA
- a CDS encoding GDYXXLXY domain-containing protein, whose product MKKYKWLIIIVNLVLLLVYFNYSVVEKEDLLKNGQPILLKLAPVDPRSLMQGDYMSLRYDISNNINAEKIPSRGYCVVTLDPKGVAQWVRFQKDTTPLKTGEHLIKYTSPNQWNINIGAESFFFQEGHADKYDKAAYGGVKTDKDGNSVLVGLYDEQLKQIQ is encoded by the coding sequence ATGAAAAAATATAAATGGCTTATTATCATTGTCAATCTTGTTCTCTTATTGGTCTATTTCAATTATTCAGTGGTAGAAAAAGAAGACCTATTAAAAAATGGACAGCCCATTTTATTAAAGCTAGCCCCTGTAGATCCCCGTTCACTGATGCAAGGCGATTATATGAGCTTGCGATATGACATTTCCAATAACATTAATGCTGAAAAGATCCCAAGTCGTGGATATTGTGTAGTAACACTTGACCCAAAAGGTGTAGCACAATGGGTACGTTTTCAAAAAGACACAACCCCTCTGAAAACTGGTGAACACCTCATCAAGTACACTTCACCCAATCAATGGAACATTAATATTGGAGCAGAATCTTTCTTTTTTCAGGAAGGACATGCCGATAAATATGATAAAGCAGCTTATGGCGGGGTCAAAACAGACAAAGATGGAAACAGTGTATTAGTTGGATTATATGATGAACAATTAAAACAGATTCAATAA
- the ribB gene encoding 3,4-dihydroxy-2-butanone-4-phosphate synthase, with protein sequence MEKLLEQFGATSKERVEKALSTLQQGKGILLVDDENRENEGDIIFPASTITEQDMALLIRECSGIVCLCISEEKSKHLNLRPMVENNNSKNQTAFTISIEAREGVESGVSAKDRVTTIRTAVAADALAEHIASPGHVFPLIAKKDGVFERRGHTEGSVDLVKMANLGDDAVLCELTNEDGSMARLPEIVDFAMKKGMSVVTIEDIYAYRKMVMSN encoded by the coding sequence ATGGAAAAATTATTAGAACAATTCGGAGCAACCTCCAAAGAACGTGTAGAAAAAGCACTTTCAACATTACAACAGGGAAAAGGTATTCTTTTAGTAGACGATGAAAACCGTGAAAATGAAGGTGACATCATCTTTCCCGCTTCCACTATTACAGAACAGGACATGGCGCTTTTGATCCGCGAATGCAGCGGTATCGTTTGCTTATGCATTTCCGAAGAAAAAAGTAAGCATCTTAACCTGCGTCCGATGGTGGAAAACAACAATTCAAAAAATCAAACTGCATTTACCATTTCCATTGAAGCCAGAGAAGGAGTAGAATCCGGAGTTTCGGCAAAAGACCGTGTAACAACCATCAGAACTGCTGTTGCCGCAGATGCCTTAGCCGAGCATATTGCAAGCCCTGGGCATGTATTTCCTCTGATCGCTAAAAAAGATGGGGTATTTGAAAGACGTGGGCACACAGAAGGAAGTGTAGACCTTGTAAAAATGGCTAATCTTGGTGATGATGCTGTACTTTGCGAACTGACCAATGAAGATGGTTCCATGGCAAGACTTCCGGAAATCGTAGATTTTGCTATGAAAAAAGGAATGAGCGTAGTAACTATTGAAGACATCTACGCGTACCGAAAAATGGTTATGAGCAACTAG
- a CDS encoding DUF2200 domain-containing protein: MQNTKIFTTAFASVYPYYIQKAEKKGRTKSEVHEIIQWLTGYDEQGIQEQLEKRTDFKTFFEQAPRMNPNASLIRGIICGYRIEEIEDKLMRNIRYLDKLIDELGKGKKMEKILRE; the protein is encoded by the coding sequence ATGCAGAATACAAAAATATTCACCACTGCTTTTGCCAGTGTTTATCCATATTATATTCAAAAAGCAGAGAAAAAAGGGCGGACAAAATCTGAAGTTCATGAAATTATTCAATGGCTAACCGGTTATGATGAACAAGGAATTCAAGAACAATTAGAAAAGAGAACTGACTTTAAAACTTTTTTTGAACAGGCTCCAAGAATGAACCCTAACGCTTCATTAATCAGAGGTATTATCTGCGGATATCGTATAGAGGAAATAGAAGATAAACTGATGAGAAATATCCGGTATCTTGATAAGCTGATTGATGAACTGGGCAAAGGAAAAAAGATGGAAAAGATATTAAGAGAATAA
- a CDS encoding response regulator transcription factor — MKILIIEDHKELAANTIDYLKKEDYVCEVASTTKEALEKIELFEYDCILLDLMLPDGNGLDILKHIKNDSSQTSVIIVSAKNSLDTKLTGLDDGADDYITKPFSLPELHSRIKAVLRRRTPEMNHLLTFNEITIDLEAKECKINDQSVNLTKKELHLLIYFINNQNRMLSKQAIASHLWGDYTYSIDNIDFVYQHLKNLRKKILDAGGHDYLHTVYGLGYKWIDQ; from the coding sequence ATGAAAATCCTTATCATAGAAGATCATAAAGAACTTGCAGCGAATACGATAGATTATCTCAAAAAAGAGGATTATGTCTGTGAAGTAGCTTCTACTACAAAAGAAGCTTTAGAAAAAATTGAACTTTTTGAATACGACTGTATTCTTCTAGATCTTATGCTGCCTGACGGTAACGGACTGGATATTTTAAAACATATTAAAAATGACAGTTCGCAGACAAGTGTCATTATTGTTTCCGCAAAAAACTCACTGGATACAAAACTGACGGGATTAGATGATGGAGCAGATGATTATATTACCAAACCTTTTTCTCTGCCGGAACTTCATTCAAGGATTAAAGCAGTTCTCAGAAGAAGAACTCCTGAAATGAATCACCTTCTTACTTTCAATGAAATTACAATAGACCTGGAAGCTAAAGAATGTAAAATCAATGATCAGTCAGTTAATCTTACAAAAAAAGAACTGCATCTTCTCATCTATTTTATCAACAATCAAAACAGAATGCTCTCCAAGCAAGCTATTGCAAGCCATTTATGGGGAGATTACACCTATAGCATTGATAATATAGATTTCGTTTACCAACATTTAAAAAATTTACGCAAAAAAATTCTTGATGCAGGCGGACATGATTATCTTCATACAGTTTATGGATTGGGTTATAAATGGATTGATCAATGA
- a CDS encoding T9SS type A sorting domain-containing protein has product MKKSILFLLGTSAMFSAQITLTKASHDPILNDIVDNRLITGAVDNSATGANVTFSNGSLTLGTPALVSYLTPSASEINTFPGSNIKMVEGATAILYKASSTKLEITGIVNPQVTLNLSMDNGTYINYPTAFGPAQTDAAKGTFTSSVINGICVGTTSVQADAYGTLILSGQTYNNVLRVKFIQNFSLHLPTDLTFTNPLGTVTNTAYSYYDASHRYPLLSSTSLNISVPILGINQTTSTAMALNMATLAVSNTVKKESFGVYPNPAQDFIRFKGNTEGYSKANIYALDGKLIKTADVNSGNIQISDLPPASYFIEISGKNSETKKNLKFIKK; this is encoded by the coding sequence ATGAAAAAATCTATCCTTTTTTTGTTGGGAACTTCTGCAATGTTTTCAGCTCAGATCACGCTTACAAAAGCTTCCCATGATCCTATCCTCAATGATATTGTGGATAACAGACTTATTACCGGAGCTGTGGATAACTCTGCAACCGGAGCCAATGTAACATTTTCAAACGGAAGTCTTACTTTGGGAACACCTGCACTTGTTAGCTATTTAACGCCTTCAGCCAGTGAAATAAATACTTTTCCCGGCTCCAATATTAAAATGGTTGAAGGAGCAACCGCTATACTCTATAAAGCCTCGTCAACAAAACTAGAGATCACAGGAATTGTAAATCCTCAGGTTACACTGAACTTAAGTATGGATAATGGAACTTATATCAACTACCCTACTGCCTTCGGGCCTGCACAGACTGATGCTGCCAAGGGAACATTTACTTCTTCCGTAATCAATGGAATATGTGTAGGAACCACATCTGTTCAGGCAGATGCTTATGGTACATTAATTCTTAGTGGCCAGACTTATAATAATGTCCTTAGAGTAAAATTTATACAAAATTTCAGTTTACATTTACCTACCGACCTAACATTTACTAATCCTTTGGGTACTGTTACCAATACGGCATATTCTTATTACGATGCCAGTCACAGATATCCGTTGCTCAGTTCTACCAGCTTAAATATTTCGGTCCCTATATTAGGGATTAATCAGACGACTTCAACTGCAATGGCTTTGAATATGGCAACACTGGCAGTAAGTAATACCGTCAAAAAAGAAAGCTTCGGTGTATATCCTAATCCAGCTCAGGACTTCATTAGATTCAAAGGAAATACAGAAGGGTATTCAAAAGCGAATATCTACGCTCTGGATGGAAAACTCATTAAAACAGCTGATGTAAATTCAGGAAATATACAAATCTCAGATCTTCCGCCAGCTTCTTATTTTATTGAAATCAGTGGAAAAAATTCTGAAACTAAAAAGAATCTAAAGTTCATCAAGAAGTAA
- a CDS encoding alpha/beta fold hydrolase, translating to MEKYAVSSDDQKIHYKESGNGNIAIILIHGWLGNTEWWADQQKYFTSNYHVIQLDLAGHGKSDSSRKDWTSSRYADDIKAVTDTIDSQEIILVGHSMSGAYVLEASLKIPKVKALVLIDTLKNLDESFTEEQAEEIMFTHYRKDFKYAVENFLPQYLFAEQTPVAVKERLQYEFLQNEPEKAINVLQPLYKTDFRGIAEQVQIPVVAINSDASPTNLESNRKYLKDYNYVTITGVGHYPMLEKPEEFNIILDGVLKKLI from the coding sequence ATGGAAAAATATGCAGTCTCTTCAGATGACCAAAAAATCCATTATAAGGAATCCGGAAACGGAAATATAGCAATCATTCTTATTCATGGCTGGCTCGGAAATACTGAATGGTGGGCCGATCAACAAAAATATTTCACCTCAAATTATCATGTCATCCAGCTGGATCTTGCCGGACACGGAAAATCTGATTCTTCCAGAAAAGACTGGACCAGTTCCCGGTATGCTGACGATATAAAAGCGGTAACTGACACTATAGATTCTCAGGAAATTATCCTTGTGGGACATTCAATGAGTGGGGCTTACGTTCTTGAAGCCTCATTAAAGATTCCAAAAGTAAAAGCTTTGGTTTTGATAGACACTTTGAAAAACCTGGATGAATCTTTCACTGAAGAACAGGCAGAAGAAATCATGTTTACTCATTACAGAAAAGATTTTAAATATGCTGTGGAAAACTTTCTTCCTCAATATCTTTTTGCAGAGCAAACACCGGTTGCCGTGAAAGAAAGATTACAATATGAGTTTCTTCAAAACGAACCGGAAAAAGCCATCAATGTCCTCCAACCCTTATACAAAACAGATTTCAGAGGCATTGCAGAACAAGTTCAGATCCCGGTAGTAGCTATTAATTCGGATGCTTCGCCTACAAATCTTGAAAGCAACCGCAAGTATTTAAAGGATTATAACTATGTAACGATTACAGGAGTTGGTCATTATCCTATGCTTGAAAAACCGGAAGAATTCAATATCATTCTGGACGGAGTGTTAAAAAAATTAATCTAA
- a CDS encoding DUF4401 domain-containing protein gives MRNKENIKELMHHLRSVSDREIRFDEEAIMAAYEEKSTNHQSLSIKILSVFGGIMACLAFLGFIFMVQVFESQIGIGILGMVCIAGSSFISRIAGKTIIDTLSVSFFITGFSLLGIALSTEGDSIYPVFIILALCTLFLAQNYILSFISVLIINGSIFAFAQINQIFTLTHAIIILQALIITFLFLWEAKIITKNKVLSKLYDPVRTGMVFSFIVTLAFLGFKSFFRIGNEEHYYYGSIPSVVIVIAILYVVSHLFKTLQVTDTTYKIFLYVLTALFLLPALLTPTIPGAILIILLSFSVNYKTGFVLGIIALLIFIGRFYYDLNFTLLTKSILLFTSGIIFLAIYFFTHKKLSAHEKI, from the coding sequence ATGAGAAATAAAGAAAATATAAAAGAGCTGATGCATCATCTTCGTTCAGTAAGTGACAGGGAGATTCGTTTTGATGAAGAAGCAATTATGGCTGCCTATGAAGAGAAAAGTACCAATCATCAATCACTGTCTATCAAAATATTATCTGTTTTTGGTGGAATTATGGCCTGTCTTGCCTTTTTAGGCTTTATTTTTATGGTTCAGGTTTTCGAATCGCAAATAGGAATCGGAATATTAGGAATGGTCTGTATTGCAGGATCCTCTTTTATCAGCAGAATAGCTGGAAAAACAATTATAGATACTCTGAGCGTCTCTTTTTTTATTACCGGTTTTTCACTTCTTGGTATTGCCCTCTCTACGGAAGGTGATAGCATCTATCCCGTATTCATAATCCTTGCATTGTGTACTTTATTTCTGGCACAAAACTATATTCTTTCCTTTATTTCCGTATTAATTATCAATGGAAGTATATTTGCTTTTGCCCAGATTAATCAGATTTTTACGCTTACACATGCTATCATTATTCTTCAGGCGCTCATTATCACTTTCCTGTTCCTGTGGGAAGCAAAAATAATAACTAAAAACAAAGTGTTATCTAAACTGTATGATCCGGTTCGCACAGGAATGGTCTTTTCCTTCATAGTTACCCTTGCCTTTTTAGGGTTCAAATCTTTTTTTCGCATTGGCAATGAAGAGCATTACTATTATGGCTCAATACCATCTGTTGTCATTGTTATAGCCATTCTTTATGTTGTTTCTCATCTGTTCAAAACATTACAGGTTACCGATACAACTTATAAGATATTTCTGTATGTTCTTACTGCTTTATTTTTATTGCCTGCTTTATTAACACCAACCATACCGGGAGCAATTCTCATTATTCTGCTGAGTTTTTCAGTCAACTACAAAACCGGATTTGTTTTAGGAATCATTGCTTTACTCATCTTTATCGGGAGGTTTTATTATGATCTTAATTTCACTTTATTAACCAAATCCATACTTCTGTTTACCTCAGGAATTATCTTTCTGGCAATCTATTTCTTTACCCACAAAAAACTGTCAGCACATGAAAAAATATAA
- a CDS encoding outer membrane beta-barrel protein has protein sequence MKKTIYTICFLCGTLTFSQETKNDTASTSGTKELQEVIVKAQRKKQFADKAVYTFDKEALERARYAKDLLSTLPELQLDPVSNTITSTKGGSTLFLINGVEATDMQIRSVAPSEVLKVEYYDIPPARWATRADIVVNILTRSTETGYVFGAEGSSALNTGFVNASAYANYTKGKNDIGLEYSINLRDYTDRRVNSIYDYQLDGQHYRSNEDRKDHFGYTFQTVALRYTRLVPDDYAFQVKLNMNIFNRFSKGTGQSIFTVDNAAEEHSMFKNNGSEYVTPKLDIYYSKKIGTKDELSINAVGSDYTTHSSEMAKEWVTRTGLSVYDNDMVLKAKQTSLVGELAHTHDFAAGKLSSGYRISNSSISNDLNNLSGYSQYKVTYLEQYLYSEFAGKIDKFSYRIGIGLTNIHNKSAENTFDEWSFTPKLVLAYQLKNNQSLRFTSSYKPISPVSSALSSNVVQLAPNIVQKGNPFLKSQQKWTNNLTYSLNNKYFDFNLNVSYSYTDRVINQYYILDDTFGGYALTYENGQYSQQVGAFISGSYKPFGNNLLVIKANLAPTFEMVKTSTGAVIKNDYFGNYFVLSSEYKNFSAQYQFNIPTYSLSGAFLNTNENQNNIFISYKHKNFTFSTGMYWMGMPSEYKTKSLSESLVDYRLHTQIMNNKSMFVLGISYDFSKGKKTEIQKKLNNDTAPAATF, from the coding sequence ATGAAAAAAACGATATACACGATTTGTTTTCTTTGTGGAACTCTGACTTTTTCGCAGGAAACTAAAAATGATACAGCGAGTACCTCCGGAACGAAAGAACTTCAGGAAGTCATTGTAAAAGCACAGCGCAAAAAGCAGTTTGCTGATAAGGCAGTGTATACTTTTGATAAAGAAGCGCTGGAAAGAGCCCGGTATGCAAAAGATTTACTGAGTACACTCCCGGAACTGCAGCTGGATCCGGTTTCCAATACCATTACAAGTACCAAAGGAGGCTCTACTTTATTTCTGATTAACGGAGTAGAGGCTACAGATATGCAGATCCGAAGTGTTGCACCCAGTGAAGTGTTGAAAGTAGAGTATTATGATATTCCACCGGCGAGATGGGCTACCAGAGCCGATATTGTAGTGAATATTCTGACAAGATCTACTGAAACAGGATATGTTTTTGGAGCGGAAGGATCTTCAGCATTGAATACGGGTTTTGTAAATGCATCTGCTTACGCTAATTATACAAAAGGTAAGAATGATATAGGACTGGAATATTCTATTAATTTAAGAGATTACACAGACAGAAGGGTCAACAGTATTTACGATTATCAGCTGGATGGTCAGCATTACAGGTCTAATGAGGATAGAAAAGATCATTTCGGATATACTTTTCAGACTGTAGCATTGCGTTATACCCGGTTGGTTCCTGATGATTATGCTTTTCAGGTAAAACTGAATATGAATATTTTTAACCGTTTTTCAAAAGGAACAGGGCAAAGTATTTTCACGGTAGACAATGCTGCTGAAGAACATTCTATGTTTAAAAATAACGGTTCAGAGTATGTAACACCTAAACTGGATATTTATTATTCTAAAAAAATAGGAACTAAGGATGAACTGAGTATTAACGCTGTAGGTTCTGATTATACTACCCATTCTTCAGAAATGGCTAAAGAGTGGGTGACAAGAACCGGTCTATCTGTATATGATAATGACATGGTTTTAAAAGCAAAACAGACCAGTTTGGTAGGAGAGTTGGCACATACCCATGATTTTGCAGCCGGGAAACTTTCATCAGGATATCGTATTTCAAACTCGTCAATATCCAATGATCTGAATAATCTTTCAGGATATTCTCAATATAAAGTTACGTATCTGGAGCAATATCTTTACAGTGAATTTGCAGGAAAAATAGATAAATTCAGCTATCGGATTGGAATAGGGTTGACGAATATTCATAATAAAAGTGCAGAAAATACTTTTGATGAATGGTCATTTACTCCGAAATTAGTATTGGCTTATCAACTTAAAAATAATCAAAGTCTCCGTTTTACAAGCAGCTATAAACCTATAAGCCCTGTGAGCAGTGCTCTCAGTAGTAATGTTGTGCAGCTGGCGCCCAATATTGTACAGAAAGGAAATCCTTTTCTTAAGTCTCAACAGAAATGGACCAATAATTTAACCTATTCATTAAACAACAAGTATTTTGATTTTAATTTAAATGTATCCTATTCTTACACAGATCGGGTCATCAATCAGTATTATATTTTAGACGATACTTTTGGAGGGTATGCGCTGACTTATGAAAACGGGCAGTATTCTCAGCAGGTGGGAGCTTTTATTTCAGGTTCTTATAAGCCCTTCGGTAATAATCTGCTGGTGATAAAGGCTAATTTAGCTCCTACTTTCGAAATGGTAAAGACCAGTACCGGTGCAGTGATTAAAAATGATTATTTTGGAAATTATTTTGTGTTGTCTTCAGAATATAAAAACTTTTCAGCACAATATCAGTTTAATATTCCAACGTATAGCTTAAGCGGCGCTTTTCTGAATACCAATGAAAACCAGAATAATATTTTTATTAGCTATAAACATAAAAACTTTACTTTTTCCACAGGAATGTACTGGATGGGAATGCCCTCTGAATATAAAACAAAAAGTTTATCTGAAAGCTTAGTGGATTATCGACTTCATACACAGATCATGAACAATAAATCCATGTTTGTTCTGGGAATAAGCTATGACTTTTCTAAAGGAAAGAAAACTGAGATCCAGAAAAAGCTGAATAATGATACTGCCCCGGCTGCTACTTTTTAA
- a CDS encoding DUF3575 domain-containing protein — translation MKKVILFFPFLLFSALEAQENQNIPTEKMNIIKTNVTAYAFRNINLSYERAFNQWFSLNIGFGTMPEGKVPFINAFLKDKDEKRFENLKVKAANFTIEPRFYIGKGYGKGFYFAPYYRYSDVSSNTFDFYYDYNGPDGNTYQIPLKGQGNTKGNSGGLMVGVQFFLTRSQNLVLDFWIAGAHYGSGKGDFTMTSDYVLTPDMQAQLKKEIENLDIPFVKYTVETNANGAKIKVDGPWAGFRSGLSLGYRF, via the coding sequence ATGAAAAAAGTAATCCTATTCTTCCCATTTCTTCTGTTTTCAGCATTGGAAGCACAGGAGAACCAGAACATTCCTACTGAGAAGATGAACATCATCAAGACGAATGTTACTGCTTACGCATTCAGAAATATCAATCTGTCTTATGAACGCGCTTTTAACCAATGGTTTTCGCTGAATATTGGTTTCGGAACTATGCCGGAAGGAAAGGTCCCTTTCATTAACGCATTCCTGAAAGATAAGGATGAAAAAAGATTTGAAAATCTAAAGGTAAAAGCTGCCAATTTCACCATTGAACCAAGGTTTTATATTGGAAAAGGCTACGGAAAAGGATTTTATTTTGCTCCTTATTACCGGTATTCTGATGTTTCTTCCAATACTTTTGATTTCTACTATGACTATAATGGCCCTGATGGAAACACGTATCAGATTCCTCTTAAAGGTCAGGGAAACACCAAAGGGAATAGCGGCGGACTTATGGTAGGGGTACAGTTTTTCCTTACCAGAAGTCAAAACCTGGTCCTTGATTTCTGGATTGCAGGGGCTCATTACGGAAGCGGAAAAGGCGATTTTACAATGACCTCAGATTATGTTCTAACTCCGGATATGCAGGCACAATTAAAAAAAGAAATAGAAAATTTAGATATTCCGTTTGTAAAATATACTGTAGAGACCAATGCCAACGGAGCCAAAATAAAAGTGGACGGACCATGGGCCGGTTTCAGAAGCGGACTTTCTTTGGGGTACAGGTTTTAA
- a CDS encoding DUF4272 domain-containing protein, with protein MTRKERTEDILKKEGITINFNLPHIESEEETTLRTPKEIAARVAILAITNFVAFNTIDSETATDYMIEYNLWEYVTPKEKDFISEPTENKKFQETWKCECIWVLLWALKIVDTLPFPDELCDLNNIPFEKYPVGGDRNPHDFINANHEIRSKSEILDANDLYYRYDWACVDARINNREITQIHPGIVYERHYALNWLINYMDQEWDHISCDT; from the coding sequence ATGACCAGAAAAGAAAGAACGGAAGACATTCTTAAAAAGGAAGGTATTACAATCAATTTTAACCTGCCTCATATAGAATCTGAAGAGGAAACTACCTTGAGAACCCCAAAAGAAATAGCAGCACGGGTTGCTATTCTTGCAATCACCAATTTTGTTGCTTTTAATACGATAGATTCAGAAACGGCAACGGATTATATGATAGAGTATAATCTTTGGGAATACGTTACTCCTAAAGAAAAAGATTTTATATCTGAACCTACAGAAAACAAAAAATTTCAGGAAACATGGAAATGTGAATGTATTTGGGTTTTATTGTGGGCTTTAAAAATAGTAGATACCTTACCTTTCCCTGATGAATTATGCGACCTCAACAATATTCCTTTTGAAAAATATCCTGTAGGCGGAGACAGAAATCCTCATGATTTTATTAACGCTAACCATGAGATCCGCTCCAAATCTGAAATCCTTGATGCAAACGATTTATACTACAGATACGATTGGGCCTGTGTAGATGCACGAATCAACAACAGAGAAATAACGCAGATACATCCGGGGATTGTCTATGAAAGACATTACGCTCTCAACTGGCTGATTAATTATATGGATCAGGAATGGGATCATATTTCCTGTGATACTTAA